A part of Diprion similis isolate iyDipSimi1 chromosome 12, iyDipSimi1.1, whole genome shotgun sequence genomic DNA contains:
- the LOC124413291 gene encoding leucine-rich repeat-containing protein 58, with protein sequence MDNYTSDSSDSDNPAKTLDFSYLSLDSDAVNERLGSMKDPESVETILLHQNQLNSTPGNITKFTNLHLLDLSNCGLSELPDFLSDCPLTTLVAKNNNLSNDSLPKTFAAFPTLRELNLSGNRLTEFPEQVLQLTALRYLYLGGNGISKITKDIWKLQRLQILSMGGNSLTDVPSTLGQLTTLQALILCDNMLESLPGSIANLKNLKSLLLHKNRLKTLPTEIITLSCLTELSLRDNPLVVRFVSDMTHDPPSLLELAARVIKINNIHYDKKDLPKNLNDYLSSGHCCVNPNCKGVFFNNRIEHIKFVDFCGKYRVPLLQYLCSSKCIDPRSNNDEIDSNGVMMRKVLLG encoded by the exons ATGGATAATTACACGTCGGACTCAAGCGATTCGGATAATCCAGCGAAAACTTTGGACTTCTCGTATCTTTCGTTGGACTCGGATGCTGTGAATGAACGTTTGGGATCTATGAAAGATCCCGAGAGTGTCGAGACAATATTACTCCATCAGAATCAATTGAATTCCACACCGGGTAACATAACAAAATTCACCAATTTACACCTGCTCGACTTGTCGAATTGCGGCCTTTCCGAATTGCCAGACTTTCTAAGCGATTGCCCGCTCACTACATTGGTTGCGAAAAATAACAACCTGTCCAATGACTCTTTGCCAAAAACATTTGCCGCTTTTCCAACGCTGAGGGAACTCAATCTGAGTGGCAATCGATTGACCGAATTTCCTGAACAAGTTTTACAACTAACTGCACTCCGGTATCTCTACCTTGGAGGCAACGGTATATCGAAAATCACAAAAGATATATGGAAATTGCAACG ATTGCAAATTCTATCGATGGGAGGAAATAGTTTAACCGATGTTCCGTCGACGCTGGGTCAACTGACAACTTTGCAAGCACTGATTCTCTGCGATAACATGCTCGAGAGTTTACCCGGGTCGATTGCTAATTTGAAGAACCTGAAATCGTTGTTATTACACAAAAACAGGCTCAAAACATTACCTACAGAAATAATAACGCTAAGCTGCCTTACGGAG TTGTCGTTACGTGATAATCCTTTGGTGGTTCGATTTGTGTCTGACATGACTCATGATCCTCCGTCGTTGTTGGAACTGGCGGCACgtgttattaaaattaataatattcactACGACAAAAAGGATCTGCCGAAAAACTTGAATGACTACCTAAGCAGCGGCCATTGCTGCGTTAATCCAAATTGCAAAG gtgtatttttcaacaatagaATTGAACACATTAAGTTCGTTGACTTTTGTGGAAAATATCGGGTCCCGTTACTGCAATATTTATGCAGTAGCAAGTGCATTGATCCAAGATCAAACAATGATGAGATAGATAGCAACGGAGTAATGATGCGGAAGGTTCTCTTGGGATGA
- the LOC124413290 gene encoding glycogen synthase kinase-3 beta isoform X5, which produces MSGRPRTTSFAEGNKPPTNPPLGGMRISGKDGNKVTTVVASAGAGPDRPLEVAYTDTKVIGNGSFGVVYQAKLCGTGELVAIKKVLQDKRFKNRELQIMRRLEHCNIVKLKYFFYSSGDQKDEVYLNLVLEYIPETVYKVARHYSKSKQTIPISFIKLYMYQLFRSLAYIHSLGICHRDIKPQNLLLNPETGVLKLCDFGSAKHLVRGETNVSYICSRYYRAPELIFGAIDYTTKIDVWSAGCVVAELLLGQPIFPGDSGVDQLVEIIKVLGTPTREQIREMNPNYTEFKFPQIKSHPWQKVFRARTPPEAMELVARLLEYTPSLRMTPLQACAHSFFNELREQRTRLPNGRELPPLFNFSEQELQIQPALAPTLIPKYMQPSDNSGAQSEATNVAAEASGNSSDSNANISTPTTTQNTNPNQSNMA; this is translated from the exons ATGAGCGGAAGACCGAGGACCACCTCCTTCGCGGAGGGTAACAAACCCCCGACCAATCCCCCCCTGGGCGGCATGAGAATTAGTG GCAAGGATGGCAACAAGGTGACCACCGTAGTGGCCAGCGCAGGAGCTGGACCGGACCGTCCTCTAGAAGTTGCCTACACCGACACCAAAGTCATCGGAAATGGAAGCTTCGGTGTCGTTTACCAGGCCAAGTTGTGCGGCACCGGCGAATTGGTTGCCATCAAAAAAGTCCTTCAGGATAAACGATTTAAG aacAGAGAACTTCAAATCATGCGACGTCTAGAGCATTGCAACATCGTGAAACTTAAATATTTCTTCTATTCTAGTGGTGATCAG AAGGACGAGGTCTATCTCAATTTAGTGCTGGAATACATCCCAGAAACTGTGTACAAAGTGGCCAGACACTATAGCAAAAGTAAACAAACAATACCCATCAGTTTCATCAAG CTATACATGTACCAGCTTTTCCGGTCATTAGCGTATATTCACTCGTTGGGAATATGCCACAGAGATATCAAACCTCAAAATCTTCTTTTGAATCCGGAAACGGGCGTGCTTAAGCTCTGCGATTTTGGTTCAGCCAAACATTTGGTTAGGGGCGAAACAAATGTATCCTATATTTGTAGTCGCTATTATCGTGCACCAGAACTCATTTTCGGTGCAATTGACTACACCACAAAGATTG ATGTATGGAGTGCAGGCTGTGTGGTAGCAGAATTATTACTTGGTCAGCCAATATTCCCTGGCGATAGCGGCGTCGATCAACTTGTCGAGATCATAAAGGTTCTTGGCACACCAACTCGTGAACAGATCAGAGAAATGAACCCCAACTATACAGAATTCAAATTCCCTCAGATTAAGTCACATCCTTGGCaaaag GTATTCAGGGCACGCACACCGCCCGAGGCAATGGAACTTGTTGCCCGACTTCTAGAGTACACGCCATCCTTGCGAATGACACCCCTGCAAGCCTGTgctcattcatttttcaacgaattgagGGAGCAACGTACTCGATTGCCAAATGGCCGTGAACTTCCCCCTCTCTTCAACTTTTCGGAACAGGAACTTCAAATTCAGCCAGCCCTAGCACCTACCCTAATCCCAAAGTACATGCAACCATCGGATAATTCTGGTGCCCAGTCAGAAGCTACTAATGTAGCTGCGGAAGCCAGCGGTAACTCTAGCGATAGTAACGCAAACATCAGTACACCGACTACCACACAAAACACGAACCCAAACCAGTCGAACATGGCttag
- the LOC124413290 gene encoding glycogen synthase kinase-3 beta isoform X3 has translation MSGRPRTTSFAEGNKPPTNPPLGGMRIRGGAMCNAGKDGNKVTTVVASAGAGPDRPLEVAYTDTKVIGNGSFGVVYQAKLCGTGELVAIKKVLQDKRFKNRELQIMRRLEHCNIVKLKYFFYSSGDQKDEVYLNLVLEYIPETVYKVARHYSKSKQTIPISFIKLYMYQLFRSLAYIHSLGICHRDIKPQNLLLNPETGVLKLCDFGSAKHLVRGETNVSYICSRYYRAPELIFGAIDYTTKIDVWSAGCVVAELLLGQPIFPGDSGVDQLVEIIKVLGTPTREQIREMNPNYTEFKFPQIKSHPWQKVFRARTPPEAMELVARLLEYTPSLRMTPLQACAHSFFNELREQRTRLPNGRELPPLFNFSEQELQIQPALAPTLIPKYMQPSDNSGAQSEATNVAAEASGNSSDSNANISTPTTTQNTNPNQSNMA, from the exons ATGAGCGGAAGACCGAGGACCACCTCCTTCGCGGAGGGTAACAAACCCCCGACCAATCCCCCCCTGGGCGGCATGAGAATTAG GGGTGGTGCGATGTGCAATGCAGGCAAGGATGGCAACAAGGTGACCACCGTAGTGGCCAGCGCAGGAGCTGGACCGGACCGTCCTCTAGAAGTTGCCTACACCGACACCAAAGTCATCGGAAATGGAAGCTTCGGTGTCGTTTACCAGGCCAAGTTGTGCGGCACCGGCGAATTGGTTGCCATCAAAAAAGTCCTTCAGGATAAACGATTTAAG aacAGAGAACTTCAAATCATGCGACGTCTAGAGCATTGCAACATCGTGAAACTTAAATATTTCTTCTATTCTAGTGGTGATCAG AAGGACGAGGTCTATCTCAATTTAGTGCTGGAATACATCCCAGAAACTGTGTACAAAGTGGCCAGACACTATAGCAAAAGTAAACAAACAATACCCATCAGTTTCATCAAG CTATACATGTACCAGCTTTTCCGGTCATTAGCGTATATTCACTCGTTGGGAATATGCCACAGAGATATCAAACCTCAAAATCTTCTTTTGAATCCGGAAACGGGCGTGCTTAAGCTCTGCGATTTTGGTTCAGCCAAACATTTGGTTAGGGGCGAAACAAATGTATCCTATATTTGTAGTCGCTATTATCGTGCACCAGAACTCATTTTCGGTGCAATTGACTACACCACAAAGATTG ATGTATGGAGTGCAGGCTGTGTGGTAGCAGAATTATTACTTGGTCAGCCAATATTCCCTGGCGATAGCGGCGTCGATCAACTTGTCGAGATCATAAAGGTTCTTGGCACACCAACTCGTGAACAGATCAGAGAAATGAACCCCAACTATACAGAATTCAAATTCCCTCAGATTAAGTCACATCCTTGGCaaaag GTATTCAGGGCACGCACACCGCCCGAGGCAATGGAACTTGTTGCCCGACTTCTAGAGTACACGCCATCCTTGCGAATGACACCCCTGCAAGCCTGTgctcattcatttttcaacgaattgagGGAGCAACGTACTCGATTGCCAAATGGCCGTGAACTTCCCCCTCTCTTCAACTTTTCGGAACAGGAACTTCAAATTCAGCCAGCCCTAGCACCTACCCTAATCCCAAAGTACATGCAACCATCGGATAATTCTGGTGCCCAGTCAGAAGCTACTAATGTAGCTGCGGAAGCCAGCGGTAACTCTAGCGATAGTAACGCAAACATCAGTACACCGACTACCACACAAAACACGAACCCAAACCAGTCGAACATGGCttag
- the LOC124413290 gene encoding glycogen synthase kinase-3 beta isoform X4 has translation MAPANTLNWSEPRQEWRYPKFCLTGQRRDKPASKSTLELNEKETDSAYKKICKFLRNLGSKKRKDGNKVTTVVASAGAGPDRPLEVAYTDTKVIGNGSFGVVYQAKLCGTGELVAIKKVLQDKRFKKDEVYLNLVLEYIPETVYKVARHYSKSKQTIPISFIKLYMYQLFRSLAYIHSLGICHRDIKPQNLLLNPETGVLKLCDFGSAKHLVRGETNVSYICSRYYRAPELIFGAIDYTTKIDVWSAGCVVAELLLGQPIFPGDSGVDQLVEIIKVLGTPTREQIREMNPNYTEFKFPQIKSHPWQKVFRARTPPEAMELVARLLEYTPSLRMTPLQACAHSFFNELREQRTRLPNGRELPPLFNFSEQELQIQPALAPTLIPKYMQPSDNSGAQSEATNVAAEASGNSSDSNANISTPTTTQNTNPNQSNMA, from the exons ATGGCGCCTGCGAACACGTTGAATTGGTCAGAACCGCGCCAAGAATGGCGTTATCCAAAATTCTGTCTGACGGGTCAAAGGCGCGATAAACCAGCGTCGAAAAGCACTTTGGAACTCAACGAAAAGGAGACTGACAGTGCTTACAAGaagatttgtaaatttttacgaaaccTCGGTTCTAAAAAAC GCAAGGATGGCAACAAGGTGACCACCGTAGTGGCCAGCGCAGGAGCTGGACCGGACCGTCCTCTAGAAGTTGCCTACACCGACACCAAAGTCATCGGAAATGGAAGCTTCGGTGTCGTTTACCAGGCCAAGTTGTGCGGCACCGGCGAATTGGTTGCCATCAAAAAAGTCCTTCAGGATAAACGATTTAAG AAGGACGAGGTCTATCTCAATTTAGTGCTGGAATACATCCCAGAAACTGTGTACAAAGTGGCCAGACACTATAGCAAAAGTAAACAAACAATACCCATCAGTTTCATCAAG CTATACATGTACCAGCTTTTCCGGTCATTAGCGTATATTCACTCGTTGGGAATATGCCACAGAGATATCAAACCTCAAAATCTTCTTTTGAATCCGGAAACGGGCGTGCTTAAGCTCTGCGATTTTGGTTCAGCCAAACATTTGGTTAGGGGCGAAACAAATGTATCCTATATTTGTAGTCGCTATTATCGTGCACCAGAACTCATTTTCGGTGCAATTGACTACACCACAAAGATTG ATGTATGGAGTGCAGGCTGTGTGGTAGCAGAATTATTACTTGGTCAGCCAATATTCCCTGGCGATAGCGGCGTCGATCAACTTGTCGAGATCATAAAGGTTCTTGGCACACCAACTCGTGAACAGATCAGAGAAATGAACCCCAACTATACAGAATTCAAATTCCCTCAGATTAAGTCACATCCTTGGCaaaag GTATTCAGGGCACGCACACCGCCCGAGGCAATGGAACTTGTTGCCCGACTTCTAGAGTACACGCCATCCTTGCGAATGACACCCCTGCAAGCCTGTgctcattcatttttcaacgaattgagGGAGCAACGTACTCGATTGCCAAATGGCCGTGAACTTCCCCCTCTCTTCAACTTTTCGGAACAGGAACTTCAAATTCAGCCAGCCCTAGCACCTACCCTAATCCCAAAGTACATGCAACCATCGGATAATTCTGGTGCCCAGTCAGAAGCTACTAATGTAGCTGCGGAAGCCAGCGGTAACTCTAGCGATAGTAACGCAAACATCAGTACACCGACTACCACACAAAACACGAACCCAAACCAGTCGAACATGGCttag
- the LOC124413290 gene encoding glycogen synthase kinase-3 beta isoform X2, with translation MAPANTLNWSEPRQEWRYPKFCLTGQRRDKPASKSTLELNEKETDSAYKKICKFLRNLGSKKRKDGNKVTTVVASAGAGPDRPLEVAYTDTKVIGNGSFGVVYQAKLCGTGELVAIKKVLQDKRFKNRELQIMRRLEHCNIVKLKYFFYSSGDQKDEVYLNLVLEYIPETVYKVARHYSKSKQTIPISFIKLYMYQLFRSLAYIHSLGICHRDIKPQNLLLNPETGVLKLCDFGSAKHLVRGETNVSYICSRYYRAPELIFGAIDYTTKIDVWSAGCVVAELLLGQPIFPGDSGVDQLVEIIKVLGTPTREQIREMNPNYTEFKFPQIKSHPWQKVFRARTPPEAMELVARLLEYTPSLRMTPLQACAHSFFNELREQRTRLPNGRELPPLFNFSEQELQIQPALAPTLIPKYMQPSDNSGAQSEATNVAAEASGNSSDSNANISTPTTTQNTNPNQSNMA, from the exons ATGGCGCCTGCGAACACGTTGAATTGGTCAGAACCGCGCCAAGAATGGCGTTATCCAAAATTCTGTCTGACGGGTCAAAGGCGCGATAAACCAGCGTCGAAAAGCACTTTGGAACTCAACGAAAAGGAGACTGACAGTGCTTACAAGaagatttgtaaatttttacgaaaccTCGGTTCTAAAAAAC GCAAGGATGGCAACAAGGTGACCACCGTAGTGGCCAGCGCAGGAGCTGGACCGGACCGTCCTCTAGAAGTTGCCTACACCGACACCAAAGTCATCGGAAATGGAAGCTTCGGTGTCGTTTACCAGGCCAAGTTGTGCGGCACCGGCGAATTGGTTGCCATCAAAAAAGTCCTTCAGGATAAACGATTTAAG aacAGAGAACTTCAAATCATGCGACGTCTAGAGCATTGCAACATCGTGAAACTTAAATATTTCTTCTATTCTAGTGGTGATCAG AAGGACGAGGTCTATCTCAATTTAGTGCTGGAATACATCCCAGAAACTGTGTACAAAGTGGCCAGACACTATAGCAAAAGTAAACAAACAATACCCATCAGTTTCATCAAG CTATACATGTACCAGCTTTTCCGGTCATTAGCGTATATTCACTCGTTGGGAATATGCCACAGAGATATCAAACCTCAAAATCTTCTTTTGAATCCGGAAACGGGCGTGCTTAAGCTCTGCGATTTTGGTTCAGCCAAACATTTGGTTAGGGGCGAAACAAATGTATCCTATATTTGTAGTCGCTATTATCGTGCACCAGAACTCATTTTCGGTGCAATTGACTACACCACAAAGATTG ATGTATGGAGTGCAGGCTGTGTGGTAGCAGAATTATTACTTGGTCAGCCAATATTCCCTGGCGATAGCGGCGTCGATCAACTTGTCGAGATCATAAAGGTTCTTGGCACACCAACTCGTGAACAGATCAGAGAAATGAACCCCAACTATACAGAATTCAAATTCCCTCAGATTAAGTCACATCCTTGGCaaaaggtattt AGGGCACGCACACCGCCCGAGGCAATGGAACTTGTTGCCCGACTTCTAGAGTACACGCCATCCTTGCGAATGACACCCCTGCAAGCCTGTgctcattcatttttcaacgaattgagGGAGCAACGTACTCGATTGCCAAATGGCCGTGAACTTCCCCCTCTCTTCAACTTTTCGGAACAGGAACTTCAAATTCAGCCAGCCCTAGCACCTACCCTAATCCCAAAGTACATGCAACCATCGGATAATTCTGGTGCCCAGTCAGAAGCTACTAATGTAGCTGCGGAAGCCAGCGGTAACTCTAGCGATAGTAACGCAAACATCAGTACACCGACTACCACACAAAACACGAACCCAAACCAGTCGAACATGGCttag
- the LOC124413290 gene encoding glycogen synthase kinase-3 beta isoform X1: MAPANTLNWSEPRQEWRYPKFCLTGQRRDKPASKSTLELNEKETDSAYKKICKFLRNLGSKKRKDGNKVTTVVASAGAGPDRPLEVAYTDTKVIGNGSFGVVYQAKLCGTGELVAIKKVLQDKRFKNRELQIMRRLEHCNIVKLKYFFYSSGDQKDEVYLNLVLEYIPETVYKVARHYSKSKQTIPISFIKLYMYQLFRSLAYIHSLGICHRDIKPQNLLLNPETGVLKLCDFGSAKHLVRGETNVSYICSRYYRAPELIFGAIDYTTKIDVWSAGCVVAELLLGQPIFPGDSGVDQLVEIIKVLGTPTREQIREMNPNYTEFKFPQIKSHPWQKVFRARTPPEAMELVARLLEYTPSLRMTPLQACAHSFFNELREQRTRLPNGRELPPLFNFSEQELQIQPALAPTLIPKYMQPSDNSGAQSEATNVAAEASGNSSDSNANISTPTTTQNTNPNQSNMA, encoded by the exons ATGGCGCCTGCGAACACGTTGAATTGGTCAGAACCGCGCCAAGAATGGCGTTATCCAAAATTCTGTCTGACGGGTCAAAGGCGCGATAAACCAGCGTCGAAAAGCACTTTGGAACTCAACGAAAAGGAGACTGACAGTGCTTACAAGaagatttgtaaatttttacgaaaccTCGGTTCTAAAAAAC GCAAGGATGGCAACAAGGTGACCACCGTAGTGGCCAGCGCAGGAGCTGGACCGGACCGTCCTCTAGAAGTTGCCTACACCGACACCAAAGTCATCGGAAATGGAAGCTTCGGTGTCGTTTACCAGGCCAAGTTGTGCGGCACCGGCGAATTGGTTGCCATCAAAAAAGTCCTTCAGGATAAACGATTTAAG aacAGAGAACTTCAAATCATGCGACGTCTAGAGCATTGCAACATCGTGAAACTTAAATATTTCTTCTATTCTAGTGGTGATCAG AAGGACGAGGTCTATCTCAATTTAGTGCTGGAATACATCCCAGAAACTGTGTACAAAGTGGCCAGACACTATAGCAAAAGTAAACAAACAATACCCATCAGTTTCATCAAG CTATACATGTACCAGCTTTTCCGGTCATTAGCGTATATTCACTCGTTGGGAATATGCCACAGAGATATCAAACCTCAAAATCTTCTTTTGAATCCGGAAACGGGCGTGCTTAAGCTCTGCGATTTTGGTTCAGCCAAACATTTGGTTAGGGGCGAAACAAATGTATCCTATATTTGTAGTCGCTATTATCGTGCACCAGAACTCATTTTCGGTGCAATTGACTACACCACAAAGATTG ATGTATGGAGTGCAGGCTGTGTGGTAGCAGAATTATTACTTGGTCAGCCAATATTCCCTGGCGATAGCGGCGTCGATCAACTTGTCGAGATCATAAAGGTTCTTGGCACACCAACTCGTGAACAGATCAGAGAAATGAACCCCAACTATACAGAATTCAAATTCCCTCAGATTAAGTCACATCCTTGGCaaaag GTATTCAGGGCACGCACACCGCCCGAGGCAATGGAACTTGTTGCCCGACTTCTAGAGTACACGCCATCCTTGCGAATGACACCCCTGCAAGCCTGTgctcattcatttttcaacgaattgagGGAGCAACGTACTCGATTGCCAAATGGCCGTGAACTTCCCCCTCTCTTCAACTTTTCGGAACAGGAACTTCAAATTCAGCCAGCCCTAGCACCTACCCTAATCCCAAAGTACATGCAACCATCGGATAATTCTGGTGCCCAGTCAGAAGCTACTAATGTAGCTGCGGAAGCCAGCGGTAACTCTAGCGATAGTAACGCAAACATCAGTACACCGACTACCACACAAAACACGAACCCAAACCAGTCGAACATGGCttag
- the LOC124413292 gene encoding mitochondrial ribonuclease P catalytic subunit, which produces MFPSFIHSKKLIRYKNNLFKKWAMYWKNLYTDYANVGITTYQDCVANPLRFSLTLTTAWGVYYIKSHNPDELSYRSAIINANNYFTLISSTARNPSTTEYLTIINKSLSQGLARYFSCGLFSIVWIDEFDDIVSGYKQQCRYLKISWIALPDIIMAFNKISMGQITALSRLCYNLARQTRDSGISKFEKLSVLQTIKGQSSLSSDQWKNLRNEIMATDTSNVANNVNTTMLQYCLHTNNVDLGTSCMKYLRENDFELHPALVGVYFKLLWQNPNTFTEDHRKQDILSIYNDLRVKYPLLDASTAEHCLKVISHTEKWRDVIELLEIIKISCKPCGHAYNSAVCAAFKNGDGELAWKLLHEMAMLERVPSSDAYIACLNYCLQNFEKPQHRFQEIEKLFDFLAQYWLKPHADVVNEIAIIFTKLGWVVNTGIVDLSGRCSTCTYKLSPPSITHQEFSQLSQVVLEKTLIGQDAYNKSTPAEIQKLIYFVNKTKPYDIVIDGLNVAYQNNSNEAGAQNLASLVRFCLDRNQTVLVFGRKHMLKWNRNYINYIKNNAFLFLTDDLSFDDPFLLYSTLVSGPHTKFVSSDLMRQHKFLMRDPILKTVFKLWQMSHQCFAKYNKRGRLTFINPLKFSPIAQKGMHCWHIPYGDEADSIKESFEPPSKWLCLANRKHFCK; this is translated from the exons ATGTTCCCATCTTTTATtcacagtaaaaaattgattcgatataaaaataatctattcAAGAAATGGGCAAtgtattggaaaaatttgtatactGATTACGCAAATGTTGGGATAACAACGTATCAAGACTGTGTTGCCAATCCATTAAGATTCAGTCTGACTTTGACTACGGCGTGGGGCGTTTATTATATCAAATCTCACAACCCAGACGAACTGAGTTATCGTAGCGCTATCATTAATGCAAATAACTATTTTACCCTCATATCAAGTACAGCTAGAAACCCTTCCACTACAGAGTATTTGACAATCATTAACAAATCATTGTCCCAGGGACTTGCTCGCTATTTTAGCTGCGGATTGTTTTCCATTGTATGGATAGACGAATTTGATGATATTGTTTCGGGATATAAACAGCAGTGCCGTTACTTAAAAATTAGCTGGATAGCATTACCTG ACATAATTATGgcatttaataaaatttccatGGGTCAAATCACGGCCCTCTCGAGGCTGTGTTACAATCTGGCACGTCAGACAAGAGATTCAGGtatttcaaagtttgaaaaactatCAGTCCTACAAACAATAAAAGGCCAGTCGAGTTTAAGCAGCGATCAATGGAAGAACTTGAGGAATGAAATTATGGCAACTGATACGTCAAATGTGGCAAATAATGTAAATACTACAATGCTTCAATACTGTTTACACACGAATAATGTTGACCTTGGCACGTCGTGTATGAAATACTTGAGGGAAAATGATTTCGAATTACATCCGGCACTGGTTGGAgtgtattttaaattattatggcAAAATCCAAATACTTTCACTGAAGATCATAGAAAACAAGACATTCTAAGCATCTATAATGATCTGCGGGTTAAATATCCGCTTCTTGATGCATCAACAGCGGAGCATTGTCTCAAAGTTATTTCTCACACAGAAAAGTGGCGAGATGTAATAGAATTattggaaataataaaaatatcttgtaAACCATGTGGACACGCTTACAACAGTGCAGTCTGTGCTGCATTTAAGAATGGTGACGGTGAATTAGCGTGGAAACTTCTTCATGAGATGGCAATGCTAGAGCGAGTACCAAGTTCAGATGCATACATAGCGTGTTTAAATTATTGTCtgcagaattttgaaaaacctcAACATCGCTTCCAAGAAATAGAAAAGCTCTTTGATTTTCTAGCACAATATTGGTTAAAACCCCATGCAGATGTTGTCAatgaaattgcaattatttttaccaagTTGGGATGGGTAGTAAATACTGGTatagtagatttatc agGTAGATGCTCCACCTGCACTTACAAACTTTCACCGCCGTCAATAACACATCAAGAATTTTCCCAATTATCACAGGTGGTACTTGAAAAGACCCTTATTGGGCAAGATGCTTACAATAAGTCAACTCCAGCTGAGATCCAAAAACTTATCTATTTCGTGAATAAAACGAAACCATACGACATTGTAATTGACGGGCTCAATGTTGCATATCAAAATAATAGCAATGAGGCTGGTGCTCAGAAT TTAGCCTCTCTGGTCAGATTTTGCCTTGATAGAAATCAAACTGTCCTTGTATTTGGTCGAAAACATATGTTGAAATGGAACCGAAATTATATCAATTACATCAAGAATAATGCTTTCCTGTTTCTCACTGATGATTT gtcATTCGACGATCCGTTTCTTCTATACTCTACACTGGTAAGTGGACCACACACGAAATTTGTTTCCTCCGATCTAATGCGACAGCATAAATTTCTTATGCGTGATCCGATATTGAAGAcagttttcaaactttggcAAATGTCTCACCAATGTTTTGCAAAGTATAATAAACGTGGCAGATTGACGTTCATCAACCCCTTAAAATTCTCGCCCATTGCCCAAAAGGGCATGCATTGCTGGCACATTCCGTACGGGGACGAAGCTGATTCGATAAAGGAATCATTTGAACCACCTTCAAAATGGTTGTGCTTAGCTAACCGAAAACATTTCTGTAAATag